Proteins encoded together in one Entomobacter blattae window:
- a CDS encoding Txe/YoeB family addiction module toxin, with protein MKVVFTETGWEDYLYWASHDHAMLAKVNTLVEDTRRHPFIGLGKPEALKGQLSGWWSRRITKEHRLVYRVTGTRETQQVEIIQCRYHY; from the coding sequence ATGAAAGTTGTGTTCACTGAAACAGGCTGGGAAGACTATCTCTATTGGGCTTCTCATGACCATGCCATGCTGGCAAAAGTGAACACGCTGGTAGAAGATACCCGCCGCCATCCTTTTATAGGCCTTGGCAAGCCTGAAGCGCTAAAAGGTCAGCTTTCTGGTTGGTGGTCTCGTCGCATTACCAAGGAGCACCGCCTGGTGTATCGTGTAACCGGCACCAGGGAAACGCAACAGGTCGAAA
- a CDS encoding type II toxin-antitoxin system Phd/YefM family antitoxin — protein sequence MTHVSYTDLRKNLAHYLDEAANSRAPIVVTRTSAHQNVVILSEEEFSGLQETVHLLNSPKNTQRLLKGIEQASQGKLEEHTLITPDDTASNS from the coding sequence ATGACTCACGTATCTTATACTGACTTGCGAAAAAACCTTGCTCATTACCTGGATGAAGCAGCCAATAGCCGTGCCCCTATTGTGGTAACACGCACATCTGCCCACCAGAATGTGGTCATCCTCTCAGAAGAAGAGTTCTCCGGCCTGCAGGAAACAGTTCATCTGCTCAATAGTCCTAAAAACACACAACGGCTACTCAAAGGGATTGAGCAGGCCAGCCAGGGCAAGCTTGAAGAGCACACACTCATCACCCCAGACGATACAGCTTCCAACTCATGA
- a CDS encoding tyrosine-type recombinase/integrase, with protein sequence MSDNSFLGAEKFLLKMWLHNRAEHTRRAYTHDVRDFLQWVQKPLGEIVLSDLQGWFDILQGSEATRRRKVASVKSLLHFAHEQGVLASDPGYGFRLKKSPDALHERIITQEEALKLIREEKEPRKHALLRLLYVMGLRISEACSLTWKDMVKNRQGGTMNIYGKGGKMRQIGVPKDLWGELEQLRDDSSPTAPVIPGRDGKTIQLKAAHRIVKRAAKRVGLPDEFSAHWLRHACASHAQDNGAPPHVVQHQLGHASLATTTRYTHARAGDSASSYLKG encoded by the coding sequence GTGTCAGATAACTCTTTTTTAGGGGCTGAAAAATTCCTGCTCAAAATGTGGTTACACAATAGGGCAGAACATACCAGACGAGCCTATACGCATGATGTGAGGGACTTCCTTCAATGGGTGCAAAAGCCTTTAGGTGAGATAGTTCTTTCTGACCTGCAGGGCTGGTTTGATATCCTGCAAGGGAGTGAAGCGACACGCAGGCGTAAAGTGGCTTCAGTGAAGTCTCTATTACACTTTGCTCATGAGCAAGGCGTGTTAGCCAGCGATCCAGGCTACGGGTTTCGCCTCAAGAAGTCCCCTGATGCCCTGCATGAACGCATTATTACCCAGGAAGAAGCGCTAAAGCTCATTCGTGAAGAGAAAGAGCCACGCAAGCATGCGCTGTTAAGGCTGCTCTATGTGATGGGGCTACGCATCTCTGAAGCGTGTAGCCTCACCTGGAAAGACATGGTGAAAAACCGGCAGGGTGGAACCATGAATATCTATGGCAAGGGCGGCAAGATGCGCCAGATTGGTGTGCCTAAGGATTTATGGGGAGAGCTGGAACAGTTACGTGATGACAGTTCCCCCACAGCACCGGTTATTCCTGGCCGTGATGGCAAGACTATTCAGCTCAAAGCCGCACACCGGATTGTTAAACGGGCGGCCAAGCGTGTTGGCCTGCCAGACGAATTTTCGGCCCACTGGCTGCGCCATGCCTGTGCCTCTCACGCGCAGGACAACGGGGCACCACCCCACGTTGTGCAGCACCAGCTTGGCCATGCAAGCCTTGCTACCACCACACGATACACCCATGCTCGCGCAGGCGACAGTGCCAGCTCTTACCTGAAAGGATAA